GCCAGCGTTCGTCCTGAGCCAGGATCAAACTCTCCAATAAAGTTGAGAATGTGATGCCCACGGATGGGCAAACATCGACGTTGCAACAGGACGTTGCGACGTTAGCCGATGATCCTTTATAGCTCATTACAAGCTAGCTTACTTACTAAATCGAAAAGAAATCTTTTCGGGCCCCGCGAAAGTATTCGGCATTCGCTACAAAGCGACTCGTCACTTTCGTGGGTAATTTTTATATACTCGCACACATTCGAGTGTTACTGTTCAGTTTTCAAGGAACTCTTATCGCGTTAGCGACTTTCTTATCTTATCACATCAAAACCCGATTAGTCAACAGCTTTTTTCGTGTTTTTTATGATGACTTCCGCTAACACGTATTAAGACAAAAAAATAAAAGCCCGTCGCAACGGACTCTTAACAATTTATCATGTGAAAACAATTATGTCAATGCTCTTATAAAATAAATTGTTTTATAATAACCAGCGTGGCCAACCCCGGAAATCCTAAAAAGCCGGTTACCGTTACTGTCACAGGATTAATTGGAATTTCAAAAGAAAACGATTCGGCCACAAGATTAAAGAGAAAAAGGATGATGCTCCCGATTACGAGGTTCCCCACTGCCCAACCGATCCATCTTACCCAGTTCCAGGCAGCCTGGTTCATCAATATAAAAACCAGACCTGCTACGGCAATCACAATACCAATGGTTATGCTATCCACTTTCCCTCTCCTTTCCTCTCCGCTTTCATGCGTACGCTATCCGACTTCACATTATTGAAAGAAATAAATCAATACGGTAATCGTATTGTTCAACGCATGAAATAAAACTGCTGCCCAAATGCTCCCGTAATAATACCGCAGAAATCCAAGCATTAACCCCATCGTGAATAAAGGAGGAAACAACACCGGATCTACATGAATAACGCCAAACAACAAACTGGAACCTAAAATTCCTAAAATAGCACCAAAGCGCCGGGTCAGCGCCGTTTGCAGCACACCTCGGAACATCGTTTCTTCCGCAATCGGCACAAACAGTCCTACCAAAAGAACTTGAGCAATTCCGGCCAACCAGCTCACACTTTTGGCCTGAATCACTTCTCCGGAAATTTGTTCTTCTCTCCAGGAATCTAATTCAAAGTGAAAATAATCAGCAATAGGAACAGTAATAATCGAGTCCAGCAAAAAAGTGGAGAAAAGATAAAAAAGGATGACCATGAAAAATAATTGCTTTACCTTGATAGGGCGGACAAACCCAATATCATGAAGTCGATTCCCAAAAAGAAGTAGAGCAAACAAAAACATCATAACCTGAGGAAGAAACCCTTCAACGAATCCTCCAACAGACTGTTCGGAAAACCACGGATAGGGAAAAAACATATACAGCACGATAATTACACCATAAGACATCTGGTATAAAGCAAAATAATATATGGCATATTTCCCTGATACACCCGTTTCCCAGCCAGGAAATTCATTCCTTGTCACCTTTAGTAGAGCGGGAATGTAGAGAAAAGCCGGTACGACGCTAAAAAAAAGCGTGCTCAATAGAAAAATGGCTCCCATCCGCGTAGGCTCTTCCGACGACTCTACGCGCCATTTCCCCTGCTCCGTAACTACCCACTGTAGAGAGGAAAATTCCAACATCAGGCTACTCATATACCCAATCAGCAGGAGCAGGGCGGAATAAAATGCTATTCTTTCCCACCGCTCATGTCTATTCACATACTCACCTCACCGTCTGTACAAACATATTCACTTTGTCCAAAATAAAGAACAAGCCAAAGAAAAAAGCGGCAATTCAACATACATGGGTTCCCATTCTCAAAAGAACGACCACGATGTTGAATCCACCGCTATTCTTGCTTTAAAAAGTGGCCTTCTACAGCTCCCGTCTTCCTTCCAACGCTTTCGAAATGGTTACTTCATCCGCATATTCTAAATCGCCGCCAACCGGAAGACCGTGTGCAATCCGGGTTACACGGATACCGAATGGTTTTACCAGCCTGGAGATATACATCGCTGTAGCTTCTCCCTCAATATTTGGGTTCGTGGCCAAAATTAGTTCTTTGACCTCTTCGTCTTCCAATCGACGAAGAAGCTCGGAAATGCGGATATCTTCCGGGCCTATCCCTTCCATAGGAGAAATTGCCCCATGCAAAACATGATAATATCCATTATATTCCCGTGTTCTTTCCATCGCAATCAAATCTTTCGGCTCTTGCACAACACAAATCACTGATTTGTCGCGGGATGTATCCGAACAAATTCGGCAAGGATCTGTGTCAGTAATATTCTGGCACACAGAGCAGTACACGAGATTACGTTTAGCATTCACCAACGCCTTAGCGATTTCGAGAACATCATCTTCCTTCATACTTAGCACAAAAAAAGCCAGGCGCGCTGCCGTTTTCGGCCCAATGCCTGGCAATTTCATAAATCCGTCAATCAATTTTGCTATCGGTTCGGGATAATACACGAGTGTCTCCCCTATATCTTTAGAATAATCCCGGAAGGTTCATACCCCCGGTGAATTTGCCCATGCTTTTCGATACCATTTCATCAGCTTTGTTCATCGCTTCTGTTACTGCGGCAAGCACCAGATCTTCAAGCATTTCTACATCATTCGGGTCCACTGCTTCCGGTTTGATTTTAATGCTCATAATTTCTTTATGGCCGTTAGCTATTACGGTTACCATGCCGCCACCGGACGTACCTTCCACCGTTTGTTCTTTCAAATCTTCTTGCGCCTTCTGCATTTGTTGCTGCATCTTCTTCATTTGTTTCATCATATTTTGCATATTTCCGCCACCAAACATATTCGTTCCTCCTAATCTTTTATGTCTACCAGTTCTTCACCAAACAGTTTAACCGCTTCGTCAACCACAGGCTCAGAT
The Aneurinibacillus migulanus genome window above contains:
- a CDS encoding CPBP family intramembrane glutamic endopeptidase, which produces MNRHERWERIAFYSALLLLIGYMSSLMLEFSSLQWVVTEQGKWRVESSEEPTRMGAIFLLSTLFFSVVPAFLYIPALLKVTRNEFPGWETGVSGKYAIYYFALYQMSYGVIIVLYMFFPYPWFSEQSVGGFVEGFLPQVMMFLFALLLFGNRLHDIGFVRPIKVKQLFFMVILFYLFSTFLLDSIITVPIADYFHFELDSWREEQISGEVIQAKSVSWLAGIAQVLLVGLFVPIAEETMFRGVLQTALTRRFGAILGILGSSLLFGVIHVDPVLFPPLFTMGLMLGFLRYYYGSIWAAVLFHALNNTITVLIYFFQ
- the recR gene encoding recombination mediator RecR, which translates into the protein MYYPEPIAKLIDGFMKLPGIGPKTAARLAFFVLSMKEDDVLEIAKALVNAKRNLVYCSVCQNITDTDPCRICSDTSRDKSVICVVQEPKDLIAMERTREYNGYYHVLHGAISPMEGIGPEDIRISELLRRLEDEEVKELILATNPNIEGEATAMYISRLVKPFGIRVTRIAHGLPVGGDLEYADEVTISKALEGRREL
- a CDS encoding pro-sigmaK processing inhibitor BofA family protein codes for the protein MDSITIGIVIAVAGLVFILMNQAAWNWVRWIGWAVGNLVIGSIILFLFNLVAESFSFEIPINPVTVTVTGFLGFPGLATLVIIKQFIL
- a CDS encoding YbaB/EbfC family nucleoid-associated protein; amino-acid sequence: MFGGGNMQNMMKQMKKMQQQMQKAQEDLKEQTVEGTSGGGMVTVIANGHKEIMSIKIKPEAVDPNDVEMLEDLVLAAVTEAMNKADEMVSKSMGKFTGGMNLPGLF